Proteins co-encoded in one Papaver somniferum cultivar HN1 chromosome 5, ASM357369v1, whole genome shotgun sequence genomic window:
- the LOC113278432 gene encoding uncharacterized protein LOC113278432 isoform X1 — protein sequence MADRGNTGGGAAGSRRSTRSRAAADHHANVDDEENVFGDLGDLVNVGNTCSGRRRSIWRKDLNPLLVYENLAAEIGGNLVNPADPNVFPQQNPAARGGSADVMAAAPIGEVAPRNQGRRRDRHDQGQNPLPPQQRRTRTRREAAQNPQPPQPQVPIEHEIPGMAEIPAHLRDPPHRLYRLCRKKITKSDLKTLNITGDNRPFLKHMAKEACLALGSGPGLRVNVQVLNPAPLIGTVLFLRNPGGDSLTLAWRELFTRMGCRLASEKYIDMWFEMAPPTMNIYIQGR from the exons aTGGCTGACAGAGGAAACactggtggtggtgctgctggAAGTAGAAGAAGCACAAGAAGTAGAG CAGCTGCAGATCATCATGCTaatgttgatgatgaagagaaTGTGTTTGGAGATTTAGGGGACTTGGTCAATGTTG GAAACACTTgtagtggaagaagaagaagcatatGGAGAAAAG ATCTAAATCCACTGCTAGTTTATGAAAATCTTGCTGCTGAGATTGGTGGGAATTTGGTTAACCCTGCTG ATCCCAATGTTTTTCCTCAACAAAATCCTGCTGCGCGTGGAGGTTCAGCGGATGTTATGGCTGCTGCTCCTATTGGAGAGG TTGCTCCTCGAAATCAAGGACGTAGAAGGGACAGACACGATCAAGGTCAGAACCCTCTACCACCACAACAACGTAGAACAAGAACCAGACGCGAGGCAGCTCAGAATCCgcaaccaccacaaccacaagTTCCGATTGAACATGAGATCCCTGGCATGGCAGAGATTCCAGCGCACCTACGAGACCCGCCACACCGTCTGTACCGGTTGTGCAGGAAAAAGATAACGAAGTCTGACTTGAAAACTCTAAATATTACGGGAGACAACAGGCCTTTTTTAAAGCACATGGCGAAAGAGGCTTGTTTAGCTCTCGGATCCGGGCCCGGACTCCGTGTTAACGTACAAGTACTTAATCCTGCTCCTCTCATCGGTACCGTCCTTTTTCTAAGAAATCCAGGTGGTGATAGTTTGACTTTGGCCTGGAGGGAGTTGTTTACTCGCATGGGTTGTCGCCTTGCTTCGGAGAAGTACATTGATATGTGGTTCGAGATGGCTCCTCCAACAATGAACATTTATATTCAGGGACGTTAG
- the LOC113278432 gene encoding uncharacterized protein LOC113278432 isoform X2: MADRGNTGGGAAGSRRSTRSRAADHHANVDDEENVFGDLGDLVNVGNTCSGRRRSIWRKDLNPLLVYENLAAEIGGNLVNPADPNVFPQQNPAARGGSADVMAAAPIGEVAPRNQGRRRDRHDQGQNPLPPQQRRTRTRREAAQNPQPPQPQVPIEHEIPGMAEIPAHLRDPPHRLYRLCRKKITKSDLKTLNITGDNRPFLKHMAKEACLALGSGPGLRVNVQVLNPAPLIGTVLFLRNPGGDSLTLAWRELFTRMGCRLASEKYIDMWFEMAPPTMNIYIQGR, translated from the exons aTGGCTGACAGAGGAAACactggtggtggtgctgctggAAGTAGAAGAAGCACAAGAAGTAGAG CTGCAGATCATCATGCTaatgttgatgatgaagagaaTGTGTTTGGAGATTTAGGGGACTTGGTCAATGTTG GAAACACTTgtagtggaagaagaagaagcatatGGAGAAAAG ATCTAAATCCACTGCTAGTTTATGAAAATCTTGCTGCTGAGATTGGTGGGAATTTGGTTAACCCTGCTG ATCCCAATGTTTTTCCTCAACAAAATCCTGCTGCGCGTGGAGGTTCAGCGGATGTTATGGCTGCTGCTCCTATTGGAGAGG TTGCTCCTCGAAATCAAGGACGTAGAAGGGACAGACACGATCAAGGTCAGAACCCTCTACCACCACAACAACGTAGAACAAGAACCAGACGCGAGGCAGCTCAGAATCCgcaaccaccacaaccacaagTTCCGATTGAACATGAGATCCCTGGCATGGCAGAGATTCCAGCGCACCTACGAGACCCGCCACACCGTCTGTACCGGTTGTGCAGGAAAAAGATAACGAAGTCTGACTTGAAAACTCTAAATATTACGGGAGACAACAGGCCTTTTTTAAAGCACATGGCGAAAGAGGCTTGTTTAGCTCTCGGATCCGGGCCCGGACTCCGTGTTAACGTACAAGTACTTAATCCTGCTCCTCTCATCGGTACCGTCCTTTTTCTAAGAAATCCAGGTGGTGATAGTTTGACTTTGGCCTGGAGGGAGTTGTTTACTCGCATGGGTTGTCGCCTTGCTTCGGAGAAGTACATTGATATGTGGTTCGAGATGGCTCCTCCAACAATGAACATTTATATTCAGGGACGTTAG